A window of Chryseobacterium aquaeductus genomic DNA:
AATTATGGATTTAATGATTTGGCTGAAAAAATCAAATACAACTGGTGCTCAAACGTCGAAAGAGTGTACAACAATACCGGAAAACTAATGGAAAAATATAACGCTCCGGATACAGAAACTATCGCAGGTGGAGGAGAGTATCCCAACCAGGATGGTTTTGGCTGGACGAATGGTGTTTATCAAAAATTAAAACAAAACTAACTATATAAAAAATTAAAAAAAGCTATGAGAAAAAAATCCATTGTATTGCTAACAGGTATAGCAACATTTTATTTCAACAACACCTTTGCTCAGGAGACAACACCACAAGATTCTACAAGATCTGCATCTATTGAGCAGGTGGTAATTACGGGTAATTCTAGCCCTAAAAAGAAAATCGAATCGAGTACAGCGATTTCTACATTCACTGCGAAGGAAATTCAGAAACAAAACCCAATCAGTGCTGCTGCGTTATTGCAGAGAGTTCCCGGTTTTGCTGTGGAAACTTCTGGAGGTGAAGTAGGAAACAACCTTTTCGCAAGAGGTATTCCTTCTGCAGGAGCTTATGAATTTGTACAGGTGCAGGAAGACGGACTTCCGGTTTTTGAGGACGGAGCATTACAATTTGCCAATGCAGATAATTTCTTCCGTGTAGATAATTCTGTAAGCAGGTTAGAAGCTTTGAGAGGTGGTTCCGGATCTATTTTTGCAACGAATTCTCCCGGAGGTTTGATCAACTTTATCACAAAAGAAGGAAGTAATGATTTTAAAGGAACTGCAAAATTAGAAACCAGTACTTACGGATTGATGCGTACTGATGTGAATGTTGGCGGAGCTTTAATTCAAGATAAATTATTCTTTAACGTAGGAGGTTTTTACAGAACAGATGACGGAATCAGAAAAACAGGTTTCAAAGCCAACCAAGGCGGACAAATAAGAATGAATCTGAAATATGTTTTCGATAAAGGTTATGCAAAAATTTATTACAAAAAACTGGACGACAGAAATACGTTCTATCTTCCGATTCCTTTGGTGCAAAACGGAAATGATCTTAAAGAATTTGCAGGTTTTGATGCCAACTACGGAACATACAGTTACAGAAATATCAGCCAATTGAATATTCCACAAGCTGGAGGAGGTTTTTTCAGCAGAAATTTAGAAGACGGTATTCACCCAAAAGTAGATGTTTTGGGAGCTGAGTTTAAGTATGATTTGGGTGGAAATTTCTCTGTTTTAAACAAAACAAGATACACCAATATCAACATGAATTATACAGGAATTTTCCCTGCTGGCGGACCTAAAACCGGTGCTGAATTTGCCAAAGATTACGGAATTACAGGAAATAATTTTCAGTTTTCATCAGTGAGTTCAGGGGCAATTATGAATCCTGCTTTTGTTCAGAAATTAGGTTTTTGGGCGATAGATAAGCAGATGAATAATTTCGTCAATGACTTACAATTCAATTATAAATTTGAACAAGGAAATGTAACAGCTGGTTTTTATAAATCTAATTGGAAATCACATCAAAACTGGAACTGGAGCAATGTTTTAGCAACAGCTTCAGACAACCCGGAACTTTTAAATTTAGTTGATACTTCTCTTACTCCAACAAGCACTGGTTACTCTAAAACCTACAACGGAGTTACAGAAATGTCTTTCCTTCTCAGAGATTCTCAGGTTCAAGGAAGTCTGAATGACCTTTATGCAAATTTAGATTACAATATTACAGATGATTTAAGCTTTAACGGAGGAATCCGTTACAGCCGTGATTTCTATAAAGGTTACGGAGTAAATACAACTTCTGGAAACCTGAATAATTCGGGTTTAACGACAGATGGAACGCACAGTTTCCTGACCACAACTGCTGATGATAATATGTCGGTTTTAGGTAATAAATTTACCTATTGGAAATATGATGTCAACAGAGTATCGTTCACTACTGCTTTGAATTATAAAATCAATACAGAAAATGCAGTGTACGCTCGTTTTTCTAACGGTTTCAGATCTCCGAATGAAGAAGCATATTACAATAATATGATGGATCTTTCTGCGATAAAACCAGTGACGACGAATCAGTTGGAAGTTGGGTACAAATATTACTCAAGAACTTTTGATATTGCGGTGATTCCTTTTTATTCTACTTTGAAAAACCTGTCATTTACAGATGTTTTCTCAGACGGAACTTCAGAAAACAAATTTGCAAACACGACCAATATGGGAGTTGAGTTGGAAGGTTATGCAAGATTATTCAATAGTTTATTGGAAGTTACTTTCAACGGAACTATTCAGGATCCTAAATACAAAGATTTCACAGGAAGAAATGGTGACGGTTCTACCTTCAATTATGATGATAACACGGTAAGAAGAATGCCTAAGTTTTACTTTAATATTACTCCTGCGATCAACATCACCAAACAATGGAGAACCTATGCAAGTGTAAACTATTACGGAAAACGTTTCCAGGACGAGAAAAATTCTCAAACATTACCTGCGTTCTCAGAAGTAGGAGCGGGAACTTCTTATCAATTGGGGAAAATCAGATTTGCAGTTGACGGAACCAATATCTTCAACACCATCGGAATTACAGAAGGCGATCCAAGATCAGGATCTCCATCAGGAGACGGAACCATTATGGCAAGACCAATTATGGGTGCAGCGGTAAGAGCTTCAATTACTTTAGATTTCTAAGGGTTAGTATTTTTAATAAATTGATAAAACCGTCAGGATTTTCTGGCGGTTTTTGTTTTAATATTTTGCCGAAACTCCTAACATCCATTTTGTCATTCCGCAGGAATCTCAACACAAATGCTTGTTTACTTTCATGATCTAGATTCCTGCGGAATGAAAAACAATGCGTTAAAACTTCAATGTAAAATTTACTTCAAGAACGGATTATACTGCTTCTCAAAACCAATCGTTGTAGGATTTCCGTGCCCAGAGAAAACCTGCGTTTCATCATTTAGAATAAAAAGTTTGGTTTTAATTCCTTCAATTAATTGATCATAATTTCCTTTATACAAATCTGTTCTTCCGATGCTTCCTTCAAAAAGAACATCTCCCGAAATGATGAATTTCTGATTTTCATGATGGTAAACCACACTTCCCGGTGAATGTCCAGGAACATGGTAAATTTTAAATTTTTCTCCGTCAAAATCCAGCTCATCACCTTCGTTTACATATTCTAAATCAACATTAATGTGATCTAACTGAAATCCAAATCTCATTCCACTGATCTGGAACATATCGAGCACTTCTTTATCTTCTTGATGCATCGCCACAGGAATTTTAAAGGTGTCAAACGCCCATTGCAAACCCAAAACGTGATCGATATGTGCGTGCGTTAAAACAATTTTTACAACCTTCAAATCATTTTCTTTAATGAAATTTTCGATGATTTTGGTTTCCTGTTCGTTCATATTTCCAGGATCAATCAACCATGCATTTTTATTTTCATTAAAAAGAACATACGTATTTTCACTTGCAAAATTGAAGACAAAAGCCTGTATTTGAAACATATTCTGAATATTTTTTCATCAAAAATACGATATTCTTTAGAGATTCGTTATCTTCGTCATAATGAAAACGTTGCAGATATTATTACTCAGTTTAGGTTCTTTTGCTTTCGGGCAGAACATTCAAAGTATTCAGTTGTTTAATCCTCAAACCAACGACGAGACGGCGGTTATCAATATGAATCAGCAGTTGGTACTGAGTTTTGATGATCTCACCAACTCCAGTACCATTTACAGATACACCATCAAACATTACGACAGAAATTGGCAGGATGACAATCTTTTTTTTACAGAAATCGCCAATGGAAGTATGAATGCACTTTTGGATCAGTTTCAATACTCATTCAATACTTTGCAGCCTTACACGCATTATACCTTAAACTTCCCTAACGATAAAATAAGACCAAAAATATCGGGTAATTTTGAAATCATAGTGTACAAAGATTCTGCCGATAAACCTCTTTTTACCAAAAGATTTTCTTTGGTGGAAGATCAGGCAAATTTGGCTTTAAATATTTCTAGGATTGCCGATGCAAGAAATCCCAATGCCAATCAAAGAGTAGAAGTGCAGGCAACTTCCAAAGGAGGAGATCTTTCTGCAAATGTAAATTCTATGACGCTGAATGTAATGCAGAATAATAATCAGAATATGAAGATCAATAATCTGAAGCCGAGTTCTACTTTGGGAAATCAGATTTTGTTTCAACAAATGGATATTGTATTTCCGGGAAACAACGAGTTTTATTATTTCGATAATAAAAATATGAATATGGCGGCAGATATGGTTCGGGAAACAGGAATCGTAGATGGTATCAATCAAACTTTTCTTCATCCGGTTTGGGCGTATCCGTTGAATTATCAATATCAGCCAGATGTGAACGGAGCATTTTATTACAGAAGAAATGATTTGGGCTTAGAGCGAAATGCCGAAAGAGAAGCAGATTACTCATGGGTGCATTTCTCATTAGATTCTGATCCGATGGAAAAAGAATTGTATGTTTTGGGAGGTTTTAATGACTTTAAAGCAAATAAAGAATTCCAAATGATCTATGATGCCACAAGCAAAAAATATATCGCTAAAATTTTCCTCAAACAGGGTTTTTACAATTACATTCTGGCTACGAAAGAAGCAGACGGATCTTTAAATTTTGGAGAAATCAACGGAAATTTCTGGCAGACAGAAAACTTATATCAGGCATTCTTGTATTACAAACCATTCGGAAGAAATTATGATGGTTTGTTGGGTTATGGAGAATTTAGAACGCCTGTAAGATAGACTTACGATAAAATAAAAACCTTACAAAATTTCCATTTGTAAGGTTTCTCTGAAGGTGTACAAGACCTTTACAGATAAAATCAAACTATATAATAATGTCAAAAAAAGTCGCTAACCAAAATTTTTATCAATTTAATTCTTAAAAATGGCAGTGATGAAAAGACTGTCATTGTCTTCAAACAAATAATGAATATCAACAGGGAATTTTTCGGTTTTGTAAACCTGAGTTTCCTTGTTTTTTATATCAATATTTTCATTATCACTTACAATCTGATCGATAGATTCTTTTAAATTTTCTAAAAAGTACCTGTCTTTATTTTGTTCTTCCGCATTAAAAACCCTCATCAACATTCGAATGTCATTTTTTGCAATAGATGACAGCAAAACTTTCATTACGCACAGATTTTTTCAAATTCAGAAATATTTTCAAAGAAATCTAGTTTTGTAGAAGGATTTTCTTTGTGGAATTTTATTCTTTCAAAAACTTCATCCAGCTGAAACTGCGGAACATTAGATTTAGGAGTTGTATCCAAATTATCAACTATTCTAATGAACGCCTCGGCGAGTTCCGGAGTGAAACTTTCAATTTTTCTTTTTAGAATTTCTATAGTTGAATCCATTATTTTAAAATTTTTAAGTAGTGTGTCTCTTTTGATAGAGTAAAAGTACGAAAAAATACTAAAAAACAAATCTTACCCCTGTTAAATTTTAAATTATTTTAAAATAAATGTGTTTTTAATTTGGATTGATATGTTTTTGAGGGGGTGTTCCTAAAATAAATAAAAAAAAGGACATTTGATTGTTCAAATGTCCCCAATGTTTTTTAAAATTAAATTTAAACGAAATAAAACTCGTGCAGTTTTTCTTCACATAATGTTTTCACTACATCAATCCATCGGTCTTCATCATTAAGACATGGAATGTAATGGAAATTTTCTCCGCCGCCATGTTCAAACTGGTGTTTTCCTTCTACAGAAATTTCTTCTAAGGTTTCAAGGCAGTCTGATACGAAAGCCGGACAAACGATGGCAAGGTTTTTAATTCCTTTTTTTCCAATAGTTTCTAAAGTTTCGTCAGTGTAAGGTTCCATCCATTTATCTTTTCCTAATCTGGATTGGAAGGTAACCATTACTTTTTCTTTTGGTAATCCTAATTTTTTAATCACAGAATTGGTCACGTCAAAACATTGATGACGATAGCAAAACTGATGACTCGGATTATTTTCGCGAGAACAACAATCGTTCAAATTGCAGGTATTCGTAGGATCAGTTTTATAAATATGTCTTTCGGGAACGCCATGATAAGAAAATTGTAATGCATCAAAATTTTCAGGAAGTTTTTCTCTGATGCTTTCCGCAAGACAGTCGATGTAAATTTCTCTGTTGTAAAAAGGCTGAACATAATTGATCTTAATTCCTGGAAATCTCTTTTTTCTTACTTCTTCTGCTTTATCAATCACCGTTTCAGTTGTGCTCATCGCATATTGCGGATACAATGGAAATAAAACAATTTCCGTCACGCCTTGATCAACCAATTTCTGAATTCCCGCTTCAATACTTGGTTGGGCGTATCTCATCCCAATTTCTACAGGAACATCAACTAATTTCTGAAGCTTTTTCTGAATTTTCTGAGTGATTACAATCAAAGGTGAACCTTCATCTGTCCAAACTGTTTTATAAGCTTCGGCAGATTTTGCAGGTCTTGTGTTTAGAATAATTCCCTGCACCAAAAGTGCTCTGAAAAACCATCTGTAATCGATGACCTTTTCGTCCATCAAGAACTCGTCTAGATATTCTCTCACATCAGGTACAGAGGTTGATCTCGGTGAACCAAGATTGACTAATAATATTCCCTTTCGGTTGTTGGTTGCTGGTTGTTGGTTATTGGTTTTCAAATTTTCATTTTTTTTATTCTTGCCAGTTGTGAAATACTATCAACTGAAAACTATTAACTATCAACTAAACTATCCGTTTACTGCTTCTACTCGTTCTACCAAATCCGGTAAAAATTGTTTTAGAATATTTTCTATACCACCTTTTAGGGTAGCTGTAGAACTTGGGCATCCCGAGCAAGCACCCTGTAAAAGCATTCTTGCTGTTTTTGAAGATTCGTCATATTCCATTAAAGATATTTTTCCGCCGTCATTTTCTACTGCAGGAGCCACATATTCATTCAGAATATCAGAAATTTTTTGCTCATTTTCTGTGTAATCTCTATTGATAATTTTCTCTACCGGATTTTCATGCTTTTGAGATTCTATTGTAGAAATTACTCCGCCAGTCTGCAGATATTCAGCAATAAAACCACGCACCGCCATCATTACCTGATGCCATTCCACAGAATTGTCTCTCGTTACTGCAACAAAATTATCTGAAATGAAAACTTCTTTAGCAAAATCGAATTCTGTAAATAGAGCTTGTGCCAAAGGAACTCCTTCAGATTGTTCTCTGGATTTCACTTCCACAAATCCTTCCATCAGTATTTTGCTCGAAACAAACTTCATTGTATTAGGATTGGGAGTCATCTCTGCATAGATCTCGTACAATTCTTTTTTCTTCTGAAGATAAATTCTCGGGTTTGCCAGAAGTTCATCCTCAATTACATTTTTCAGATTTTCAGTAATATGTTCCCATTCTACGGTATCTTGTTTTGCAACTGCAACAAAGTTGGCTGTAATAAAAACTCTTTCCACAAAAGGATAATTAAAAAGCTCTTGTGCCAAAGGAATTTCTGATATATCTGAATTTCTGTCCAACTCCAAAGACCCGGGAATCAAATTGTAATCAGCTACAAATTTCATCACTTTTGGGTTTTCTGTTGGTTCTATAAGTATCGTACGCATTTTTTCTTTAAATTTGAGATACAAAAATACGGATTTAGAACTTAGAAGCTAGGTGTTGGAAGTTAGATTTTTGCTATCACTGTAATTTAGAATTTGTGATTCACTATTTAATTTTCAAATTGGCTTATTGACAAATTTTCAAATTAATATAAATGGCACTTGTAAAAGAACTTTTAGGAAAAACACCGCAAATTGGCGAAAATACTTTTTTGGCAGAAACAGCAACCATTATTGGAGATGTTGTAATGGGAAAAGATTGCAGTATTTGGTACAATGCAGTGATAAGAGGTGATGTGAATTACATCAAAATGGGAGACAAAGTCAATGTACAGGATAATGCCATGCTACATTGTACGTACGAGAAATTCCCTTTGGAAATAGGAAATAATGTTTCAATCGGTCACAACGCAATTGTTCATGGATGCAGAATCAAAGACAATGTTTTGATCGGAATGGGCTCTATCGTAATGGATGACTGTTGGGTTGAAGAAAATTCTATCGTCGGTGCAGGTTCTGTAGTGACGCAGGGTACTCATATTAAATCCGGAGAAGTGTGGGGCGGCGTTCCTGCAAGAAAAATTAAAGATATTTCTTCAGCATTATTAGAAGGCGAAGTGAATAGAATTGCCGATAATTATGTGAAATATTCTTCCTGGTATAAAGATTAGTTTTTTCAATAGGAACGGGCTTTAGCCCGTTTTCAATAAAACAAAATCAAACGGCTTTAGCCAAAACTTATCAACGCAAAAAATTAAAAAGCTCTGAACTAAATTTTAGTCAGAGCTTTTATTATATTTAAAATTGATTGAATTACGGGTAAATCAAAACCGCTTTTTCAGACTGACATTTCACACCCTTAGGTTCTGCTGCCAGCATACAATCTGAGGTAATGCTGTATTTCTTATTAAATTCAGACATTTTTGCAGTGTATTCTTCGATCTTTGTTAGAATATACTCTTCATTTTTTTTGGGATATGGGATGTAGGAGACCGGTCCGCCGCAAGCTTTGGTTCCTATTGGTGAAAATGCCCATCCTGCAGGATCATTACATTTTTCTTTGTCTACAAAAGATTCTATGGCTTCTTTCATTTTATCCAGCTGCGCTTCATCATATTTTTGACTATTTTCATCAACAGGTCTTTCTGAAATATCTTTCGGCATATCTGCAGGATCGTTGCTTTGTGCAGATTTGCAGGAAACTATTGTGAGACTTGCAACTAAAACAATAGCTGGAAATTTGATCAACCAATTTTGCATATTTATTTTTTTTAGTGGTCATCAAATTCCGTTCCTTATTTTCAATTTTTGTACTTTTGCAGCGATGAATAATCATTTTTTTGAATTAATAGAGCACACCAACCGAAGTGTTTTTCTCACAGGAAAAGCAGGAACAGGGAAAACAACATTCCTTAACGAATTTGTAAAAAAAACCAGAAAAAAACACATTGTTGTAGCACCTACCGGAATTGCCGCAATCAATGCTGGTGGCGTAACCATTCACTCGATGTTTGGCTTGCCTTTGCGTACTTTTTTGCCAACTACAGACAGAATTGACGGAAGTTTAGGAAATAATATTGCAGATCTTCAACAGCATTTTAAATACAGAAAAGATAAACTTAAGCTTTTGCGTGAGGTTGAAGTTCTGATCATT
This region includes:
- a CDS encoding TonB-dependent receptor; protein product: MRKKSIVLLTGIATFYFNNTFAQETTPQDSTRSASIEQVVITGNSSPKKKIESSTAISTFTAKEIQKQNPISAAALLQRVPGFAVETSGGEVGNNLFARGIPSAGAYEFVQVQEDGLPVFEDGALQFANADNFFRVDNSVSRLEALRGGSGSIFATNSPGGLINFITKEGSNDFKGTAKLETSTYGLMRTDVNVGGALIQDKLFFNVGGFYRTDDGIRKTGFKANQGGQIRMNLKYVFDKGYAKIYYKKLDDRNTFYLPIPLVQNGNDLKEFAGFDANYGTYSYRNISQLNIPQAGGGFFSRNLEDGIHPKVDVLGAEFKYDLGGNFSVLNKTRYTNINMNYTGIFPAGGPKTGAEFAKDYGITGNNFQFSSVSSGAIMNPAFVQKLGFWAIDKQMNNFVNDLQFNYKFEQGNVTAGFYKSNWKSHQNWNWSNVLATASDNPELLNLVDTSLTPTSTGYSKTYNGVTEMSFLLRDSQVQGSLNDLYANLDYNITDDLSFNGGIRYSRDFYKGYGVNTTSGNLNNSGLTTDGTHSFLTTTADDNMSVLGNKFTYWKYDVNRVSFTTALNYKINTENAVYARFSNGFRSPNEEAYYNNMMDLSAIKPVTTNQLEVGYKYYSRTFDIAVIPFYSTLKNLSFTDVFSDGTSENKFANTTNMGVELEGYARLFNSLLEVTFNGTIQDPKYKDFTGRNGDGSTFNYDDNTVRRMPKFYFNITPAINITKQWRTYASVNYYGKRFQDEKNSQTLPAFSEVGAGTSYQLGKIRFAVDGTNIFNTIGITEGDPRSGSPSGDGTIMARPIMGAAVRASITLDF
- a CDS encoding gamma carbonic anhydrase family protein, whose product is MALVKELLGKTPQIGENTFLAETATIIGDVVMGKDCSIWYNAVIRGDVNYIKMGDKVNVQDNAMLHCTYEKFPLEIGNNVSIGHNAIVHGCRIKDNVLIGMGSIVMDDCWVEENSIVGAGSVVTQGTHIKSGEVWGGVPARKIKDISSALLEGEVNRIADNYVKYSSWYKD
- a CDS encoding type IX secretion system plug protein — its product is MKTLQILLLSLGSFAFGQNIQSIQLFNPQTNDETAVINMNQQLVLSFDDLTNSSTIYRYTIKHYDRNWQDDNLFFTEIANGSMNALLDQFQYSFNTLQPYTHYTLNFPNDKIRPKISGNFEIIVYKDSADKPLFTKRFSLVEDQANLALNISRIADARNPNANQRVEVQATSKGGDLSANVNSMTLNVMQNNNQNMKINNLKPSSTLGNQILFQQMDIVFPGNNEFYYFDNKNMNMAADMVRETGIVDGINQTFLHPVWAYPLNYQYQPDVNGAFYYRRNDLGLERNAEREADYSWVHFSLDSDPMEKELYVLGGFNDFKANKEFQMIYDATSKKYIAKIFLKQGFYNYILATKEADGSLNFGEINGNFWQTENLYQAFLYYKPFGRNYDGLLGYGEFRTPVR
- the hemH gene encoding ferrochelatase, which gives rise to MKTNNQQPATNNRKGILLVNLGSPRSTSVPDVREYLDEFLMDEKVIDYRWFFRALLVQGIILNTRPAKSAEAYKTVWTDEGSPLIVITQKIQKKLQKLVDVPVEIGMRYAQPSIEAGIQKLVDQGVTEIVLFPLYPQYAMSTTETVIDKAEEVRKKRFPGIKINYVQPFYNREIYIDCLAESIREKLPENFDALQFSYHGVPERHIYKTDPTNTCNLNDCCSRENNPSHQFCYRHQCFDVTNSVIKKLGLPKEKVMVTFQSRLGKDKWMEPYTDETLETIGKKGIKNLAIVCPAFVSDCLETLEEISVEGKHQFEHGGGENFHYIPCLNDEDRWIDVVKTLCEEKLHEFYFV
- a CDS encoding NifU family protein, whose amino-acid sequence is MRTILIEPTENPKVMKFVADYNLIPGSLELDRNSDISEIPLAQELFNYPFVERVFITANFVAVAKQDTVEWEHITENLKNVIEDELLANPRIYLQKKKELYEIYAEMTPNPNTMKFVSSKILMEGFVEVKSREQSEGVPLAQALFTEFDFAKEVFISDNFVAVTRDNSVEWHQVMMAVRGFIAEYLQTGGVISTIESQKHENPVEKIINRDYTENEQKISDILNEYVAPAVENDGGKISLMEYDESSKTARMLLQGACSGCPSSTATLKGGIENILKQFLPDLVERVEAVNG
- a CDS encoding MBL fold metallo-hydrolase, with amino-acid sequence MFQIQAFVFNFASENTYVLFNENKNAWLIDPGNMNEQETKIIENFIKENDLKVVKIVLTHAHIDHVLGLQWAFDTFKIPVAMHQEDKEVLDMFQISGMRFGFQLDHINVDLEYVNEGDELDFDGEKFKIYHVPGHSPGSVVYHHENQKFIISGDVLFEGSIGRTDLYKGNYDQLIEGIKTKLFILNDETQVFSGHGNPTTIGFEKQYNPFLK